Genomic window (Pristiophorus japonicus isolate sPriJap1 chromosome 9, sPriJap1.hap1, whole genome shotgun sequence):
CTGAGAAGAGGTCACTTTCTCTAATGTTTACACTTTGCTGCTACTTCTGCCCTGTGTGCATCTTGTTGCTCTCGACACATGTATTTTATGTAAGCTTCCTCACTTCCTGGTTCCATTAATTTTTACTATCTGTACGCAACTCTGATGCCTGTAAATTTCATTTGTATGCGTCAAATCCCCTCGAGAATGAAGATTGTTAATACAACAAAATTAAAATTTATCTCTTTCGTTACTTTCAATTCAAGAGCCAGTATGTTTTTCTGAGGCTCATGTGAAGGCCCATTAATTGCTCTGGCCCCCATTTATTGATTTTTTGGAAGTGCTACTTTGCCATTAACATTTGGCTGTTTGGCAGAAACCTACAGACATTTTAACTCGCACTAAGGACACTACTAAATGGAGAGGGTGGAGCTTGTTTACATGTATAGAAGCATGGCTTTTGCCGAGTCAAGATTTCATACAAGCGATTTGATTTCTTTAAAATTAGTCCTTCAGGCTTGCTGTACACAACTTTAACTTTCCATTCATTGCTCAACAATAATCTGGTATGTGTGCAAGTTTATGGAGGCATGGAAACATTTTGAAAATGCTGCAATTATAAATCTGCATGTACACAAATTATTCCTGTCCCGTTTTATTGTAATCAAATTTCTTCAGGATAATTTGACCTAGCAACATAATAGGGGAATGTACATGAAAAATTTCAGTATTTGAGCAAGACTTAACAAAATCATGACGTTCAACATATTAACACATCTATTGTCAATTTAGACTTCATTGCTTGCTTGCTCACACAAATGCAGTGTGATGTATTGATTTTTGCTAATTACAGATGAAGTTTTGTGACTGGATTAGAATGTCCTTAAAATAGGAAGCAAAATTAATGTCTGCATAAagaaattcattttttttaaactttgcttTAAAAGCAGTATGTGAGAATTTGTCAAGTTTTTATTCATTTTAGATTTCAGAAGAATACAGAGGAAGAACTGATGAAGTTAGCAAAAGAATTTGACCGAAACATGGCGGAACAAGATGTCGGTTATGGTCAAGAAGCCTGTGAAGTTAGTCGAACTCTAGGTTATGAAGATTCAGAACAAACACTACATATAGAGCGGCCAAGCTATACCATTTCAGCATTGGAACAGATACCTGAGTCAGCTAAACATAGTACAGGCAGTGCCCTTCCAATAATAGAACTACACAGTCAGAATAGTAGTCAGAAGTCACTGGATCTCGAAGCTGAAGCCGCTGTCAATGCCTTGTTTGATGGACCCACCCAAAATGCCAGTCAACCTCTGAGTCAGGGCCTCTCGGGAGATGACATTTCAAGTCCAAAGTTAGCTGGATGTCATACTGCCAAAGCAGTCACAACATCTGTACAAGACAACATTGATCATGGCAAAGGCACTAATATAACTATGGTAGAAGAATTAATGATTCCCTCTTTCGTTTCTAAACAAAATAGCCCTCAAGCCTCAAAATCATTTGAATTAGATCCAGGTAAAGATCCACTCTTTAGCAATGCAGCAAGCTCCAAGCATGGCAAAGAATTTGTTTGTGAAAGCATCACTACAGATTGTGAATTGGACCAGCAAAAGGAAACTAATGTTCAATCCAAAGGCAGAACAGCAGCACCTTGTACATTTGAAACAGTCAGAGAGGATGATGGGTTTGACGACTGGGCGAATGATGACTGGATGGAAGACGACTCCTTTGTAATGCAAATTACACAAAACCCAGAACTTATTGCCAATCCCAAGGAATCTACACACTTCCCAGATCAGTCAAGTCATACCTCGGATGCTGCTAACCACAAATATGCAAAGACATTTAATGATATGAGCAAGCCAAAGGCTACTTCTGGCATAGTATCATTTATGCAGCATGTGCAAAGTCCTGTTGGCAAACCCAAAGACACAGAAATGGTGCCCAAAACCTTACAATTCGGAAAAGGATCTGAAAAAGCAAAGCCAAGGTCTACTTTTACCCTACAAATCAAATCTATCAATAAACTGACCGAGCAGGAACCTCTCAAAAGTCAACAAGCTAAAGACTTTAAAAGTGTGGTTAGCACATTaataaaaaaagaacagagaaattcTGAAGAAGTTCCAAAATCTCAATGCAGTTCCCATCTGTTTAACGTACCTCTAAGGGAATCGACTTTCTTGTCTTGTACAAAACCTTTTAACCAACAGTGGTTGTATAGTGGCAGTGTACAGAAGAATACAATGGACTCCCTTGTTTCACAAAAGCTTGTTTCCACTGACTGTTCAGTGCTTGCAAAATTGAACTCTATTGATCAGCTGGGATCTGAAAAACCCTCTAGTGCTGGTTCGCAGAGAAGAGTTGATGTAATGATGCAAAGTGCTTTACCTCCGTTTGCAGTCGATGACTGGAATGATGCAGAGTTCGATGATGAAATTCAAAATATGTTTTGTGAATTGGACAGCCTGTGGGAAACTGGCGATGACGACGATGATTTGAACAGGATGTGCGATGACGTAGAAAAGTTGATTCAAAGCCAGGGCTCTGAGGTGACTATAACCAATGAAACTAGAGGACTAAAAATAGCAAATAGTAACCAGACTATAACTAACAATGCAGTTTTGACTTCAAACATGCAAAAAAATCAATTTACTGAAAAGCTGGATGGGCAGCAAAAGCATTTAAATCAAAATCAATCTTCTGTTGCGCCAGCAAGCAAGATCTGCTCTAGAGGACGGCTAGTAGCAAAGCAAAATGCTGTACCTTCCAAGAGGCCTCCACTAAAGCCTACAGGTTTGGCATGCACGGTGTATACTAC
Coding sequences:
- the etaa1a gene encoding ewing's tumor-associated antigen 1 isoform X2, which gives rise to MLRKQQLIADHESPVNDSELQQDIYWDQHSPTTFKLDNGKKKSIACQHAVEISDIVKRIAPQRSSEVSLNKWLGEDAIQCSPTVSFRERVKANNSRFQKNTEEELMKLAKEFDRNMAEQDVGYGQEACEVSRTLGYEDSEQTLHIERPSYTISALEQIPESAKHSTGSALPIIELHSQNSSQKSLDLEAEAAVNALFDGPTQNASQPLSQGLSGDDISSPKLAGCHTAKAVTTSVQDNIDHGKGTNITMVEELMIPSFVSKQNSPQASKSFELDPGKDPLFSNAASSKHGKEFVCESITTDCELDQQKETNVQSKGRTAAPCTFETVREDDGFDDWANDDWMEDDSFVMQITQNPELIANPKESTHFPDQSSHTSDAANHKYAKTFNDMSKPKATSGIVSFMQHVQSPVGKPKDTEMVPKTLQFGKGSEKAKPRSTFTLQIKSINKLTEQEPLKSQQAKDFKSVVSTLIKKEQRNSEEVPKSQCSSHLFNVPLRESTFLSCTKPFNQQWLYSGSVQKNTMDSLVSQKLVSTDCSVLAKLNSIDQLGSEKPSSAGSQRRVDVMMQSALPPFAVDDWNDAEFDDEIQNMFCELDSLWETGDDDDDLNRMCDDVEKLIQSQGSEVTITNETRGLKIANSNQTITNNAVLTSNMQKNQFTEKLDGQQKHLNQNQSSVAPASKICSRGRLVAKQNAVPSKRPPLKPTGLACTVYTTTTLPTQSHHLNSVSNFQGKALSNTTNMCAMNFNRSNSVPGSGNAVGISNVHRASITANLGRGQKLCTSTITMSHTAPKSQGTADITGIPRFTFTKITDSSVIGVQGNTSSHVTHSAKTFGNRDHVKSPMERNVQSNTFPTATRYPAMPLKRHFSDSTLQTKVVETVEEPVAKCSLQEIEEKKRAALARRKMKMQADCTHLSLT
- the etaa1a gene encoding ewing's tumor-associated antigen 1 isoform X1 is translated as MKEEAGGGDGGRRRGPRPRPSVTPEDPRNASAGRRLTPRARGKRLSRGPRPAARSGEAEEILSYKTPKRMLRKQQLIADHESPVNDSELQQDIYWDQHSPTTFKLDNGKKKSIACQHAVEISDIVKRIAPQRSSEVSLNKWLGEDAIQCSPTVSFRERVKANNSRFQKNTEEELMKLAKEFDRNMAEQDVGYGQEACEVSRTLGYEDSEQTLHIERPSYTISALEQIPESAKHSTGSALPIIELHSQNSSQKSLDLEAEAAVNALFDGPTQNASQPLSQGLSGDDISSPKLAGCHTAKAVTTSVQDNIDHGKGTNITMVEELMIPSFVSKQNSPQASKSFELDPGKDPLFSNAASSKHGKEFVCESITTDCELDQQKETNVQSKGRTAAPCTFETVREDDGFDDWANDDWMEDDSFVMQITQNPELIANPKESTHFPDQSSHTSDAANHKYAKTFNDMSKPKATSGIVSFMQHVQSPVGKPKDTEMVPKTLQFGKGSEKAKPRSTFTLQIKSINKLTEQEPLKSQQAKDFKSVVSTLIKKEQRNSEEVPKSQCSSHLFNVPLRESTFLSCTKPFNQQWLYSGSVQKNTMDSLVSQKLVSTDCSVLAKLNSIDQLGSEKPSSAGSQRRVDVMMQSALPPFAVDDWNDAEFDDEIQNMFCELDSLWETGDDDDDLNRMCDDVEKLIQSQGSEVTITNETRGLKIANSNQTITNNAVLTSNMQKNQFTEKLDGQQKHLNQNQSSVAPASKICSRGRLVAKQNAVPSKRPPLKPTGLACTVYTTTTLPTQSHHLNSVSNFQGKALSNTTNMCAMNFNRSNSVPGSGNAVGISNVHRASITANLGRGQKLCTSTITMSHTAPKSQGTADITGIPRFTFTKITDSSVIGVQGNTSSHVTHSAKTFGNRDHVKSPMERNVQSNTFPTATRYPAMPLKRHFSDSTLQTKVVETVEEPVAKCSLQEIEEKKRAALARRKMKMQADCTHLSLT